In the genome of Dioscorea cayenensis subsp. rotundata cultivar TDr96_F1 unplaced genomic scaffold, TDr96_F1_v2_PseudoChromosome.rev07_lg8_w22 25.fasta BLBR01001118.1, whole genome shotgun sequence, one region contains:
- the LOC120255644 gene encoding AAA-ATPase At3g28510-like produces the protein MINSESFAGLGSTIASLMFLWAVCRQYFPYQLENYFSKYYTKFITLIYPYIEISFPEYSGQRLKRSEAYTAIESYLSNTTSERARRLKAEMGHDSDKLILSMAENEEITDEFCGVKLWWFSRKTSSDRQTISFYPTDNDKRSYRLTFHRRHRVLINESYLPLVIQQGKAIAVQKRKRKLYTNSSSFDYTEYRKLVWSHVPFEHPATFETLAIDPQMKDEIMQDLVKFSKSKEYYAKIGKPWKRGYLLYGPPGTGKSTMIAAMANLLDYDVYDLELTAVKDNSALRKLLLNTTSKSIIVVEDIDCSLDLSGKRKTGGDQQEGNKEEEEKNKAAMGGPPPGKEESKVTLSGLLNCIDGLWSACGGEKVIVFTTNHIEKLDPALIRRGRMDKHIELGFCKYEGFKVLAKNYLGVESHPLFGSIHELLKEKKISPADVAENLMPKNESEDQADLCLQTLVKALKECKSENEKDEEEKVEEEEQNLKTNEEMLENDGIVVDNEGKENKED, from the coding sequence ATGATCAACAGTGAGAGCTTTGCTGGTTTAGGCTCAACAATTGCAAGCTTGATGTTCTTGTGGGCAGTTTGCAGGCAATACTTTCCCTACCAGCTTGAGAACTACTTCTCCAAATACTACACAAAGTTCATCACCCTCATCTATCCATACATAGAGATCAGCTTCCCTGAATACTCCGGCCAGAGACTCAAACGCAGCGAGGCATACACCGCCATCGAGTCCTACCTCTCCAACACCACCTCCGAACGTGCCAGACGTCTCAAAGCTGAGATGGGCCATGACAGTGATAAACTCATCCTCAGCATGGCAGAGAATGAAGAGATCACTGATGAGTTCTGTGGTGTCAAGCTCTGGTGGTTTTCAAGGAAGACCTCGTCGGATAGACAGACCATATCTTTCTACCCGACTGACAACGATAAACGGTCTTACCGTCTGACGTTTCACCGGAGACATAGAGTGCTGATCAATGAGTCTTATCTTCCTCTTGTCATCCAACAAGGTAAGGCCATTGCTGTGcaaaagaggaagagaaagctCTACACTAACAGTTCAAGCTTTGATTACACTGAGTATAGGAAGTTGGTTTGGAGCCATGTTCCGTTTGAGCATCCTGCCACATTTGAAACCTTAGCTATAGACCCTCAGATGAAAGATGAGATAATGCAAGACTTAGTGAAGTTTAGCAAGAGCAAGGAGTACTATGCCAAGATTGGGAAGCCATGGAAGAGAGGTTACTTGCTTTATGGTCCTCCAGGAACTGGGAAATCCACCATGATTGCAGCCATGGCTAACTTGCTGGATTATGATGTTTATGATCTTGAACTCACTGCGGTGAAGGATAATAGTGCTTTGAGGAAGCTCTTGTTGAATACTACAAGCAAGTCGATAATCGTCGTCGAAGATATTGATTGTTCTTTGGATTTATCAGGGAAGCGCAAGACCGGAGGAGACCAGCAAGAGGGGAacaaggaggaggaggagaagaataAGGCTGCAATGGGTGGTCCTCCTCCTGGAAAGGAGGAGAGCAAGGTTACTCTGTCAGGGTTGCTTAATTGTATTGATGGATTATGGTCTGCATGTGGTGGAGAGAAGGTGATTGTTTTCACCACCAACCATATTGAGAAGCTTGATCCTGCATTGATAAGGAGGGGAAGGATGGATAAGCATATTGAATTGGGATTCTGTAAGTATGAAGGATTTAAGGTGCTGGCCAAGAATTATCTTGGAGTGGAATCCCATCCATTGTTTGGTAGCATTCATGAGttgttgaaggagaagaagattagTCCTGCTGATGTGGCAGAGAATTTGATGCCAAAGAATGAGTCTGAGGATCAAGCTGATCTTTGCCTGCAGACTCTTGTTAAGGCTCTTAAAGAATGCAAGTCTGAGAATGAGAAAGATGAGGAAGAGAAAGTGGAAGAGGAAGAGCAGAATCTGAAGACAAATGAAGAGATGTTGGAGAATGATGGGATAGTTGTGGataatgaaggaaaagaaaacaaagaagattga